Proteins encoded by one window of Agelaius phoeniceus isolate bAgePho1 chromosome 3, bAgePho1.hap1, whole genome shotgun sequence:
- the CCN6 gene encoding cellular communication network factor 6 → MCRNMRWLLVPTIFIIPYTQQFFHSPPEQPGDKPGETGEVQRKEVCRWPCRCPPVPACTPGVSLVKDGCGCCKVCAKQAGEPCNEADVCDPHKGLYCDYSEDEPRYETGVCAYLVAVGCELNGVYYTNGQTFQPNRLYKCLCVSGTIGCTPAFTPRLTGSTCAQVSGRKKPGQSICGLGQDKQLQSTNYRLMSAYRSLPLVLKKKCLIQATPWTPCSRTCGIGISSRVTNDNRKCEMKKEKRLCFIQPCLTNMLKKIKIPKGKTCQPTFQLPTAEKLVFSGCSTTQRYKLTFCGVCLDKRCCIPNKSKMITVQFECPNEGFFRWKMMWITSCVCQRICSAPGDIFSQLKLL, encoded by the exons ATGTGCAGGAACATGCGGTGGCTCCTTGTTCCCACCATCTTCATCATCCCTTATACTCAACAG TTTTTCCACAGCCcaccagagcagcctggagatAAACCTGGAGAAACTGGTGAAGTCCAGCGCAAGGAGGTTTGCCGCTGGCCGTGCCGCTGCCCGCCGGTGCCAGCCTGCACCCCTGGGGTCAGCCTGGTGAAGgatggctgtggctgctgtaaGGTCTGTGCCAAGCAGGCAGGAGAGCCCTGCAATGAAGCAGATGTCTGTGATCCCCACAAAGGGCTCTACTGTGACTACTCAGAAGACGAGCCTAGGTATGAAACAGGCGTGTGTGCAT ATCTGGTAGCTGTAGGATGTGAGCTCAATGGAGTTTATTACACCAACGGGCAAACCTTTCAGCCCAACCGGCTTTATAAGTGCCTGTGTGTCAGTGGTACAATCGGATGTACCCCTGCATTCACACCAAGATTAACAGGAAGCACCTGTGCCCAGGTCTCAGGCAGAAAGAAGCCAGGACAATCCATCTGTGGCCTGGGACAGGACAAGCAACTTCAATCAACCAACTACAGACTGATGTCAG CTTACAGAAGCTTACCACTAGTTTTGAAGAAAAAGTGCCTCATACAGGCAACTCCCTGGACACCCTGTTCCAGGACCTGTGGCATAGGCATATCCAGCAGAGTGACCAACGACAAcagaaaatgtgaaatgaaaaaagaaaagagattaTGCTTCATCCAGCCTTGTCTGACCAATATgctgaagaaaataaag attccaaagggaaaaacatGCCAACCAACCTTCCAGCTTCCAACAGCAGAGAAGCTAGTTTTTTCTGGATGCTCAACTACTCAAAGATATAAACTAACTTTCTGTGGTGTATGCTTGGACAAGAGGTGCTGCATTCCTAACAAGTCCAAAATGATCACTGTACAGTTTGAGTGTCCCAACGAAGGCTTCTTCAGGTGGAAGATGATGTGGATAACATCGTGTGTGTGCCAGAGGATTTGCAGTGCTCCAGGAGATATATTTTCCCAACTCAAACTCCTATGA